ACGGCGACGGCATGAGCCGCTTCATCGCCGACGTCGCCGCGGTGCTGGAAGAGCCGGCGCTGCTCGTCGACTGATCGGGGCGATCCCGGCGCCGACTCTGCGGAGCGGGGCCGGTTCCGCGTGTCGTCCCGCGGGAGATCTGCCCTCGCTTGGGCGTGCCGCATGCGACACGCTGTTCGGCGTGAAGTTTCGCCCGCGGGAAGACACGCTGGCTTACGCCTATGAGCGACACGGGCCGGGGGGACCACGCGAGCGAAGCTGTGAACTTCCTTATCGATAACGATTCTCATGTGCGTTATGCTTTTCGAGTGAAGAAGCCCGCCATCACCCTCGTGACCGTCGCCCTGACCGCCCTCGTGCTCACCGGCTGTGCGCCGTTTGCTGCCGAGACCGTGGATGACGGCACGATCGACGTCGTCACGACGACCAATGTCTACGGCGACCTGGCCGCGCACATCGGCGGCGACCGTGTCACGGTGACGGCGCTGATCGACTCGGCCGCGAAAGATCCGCACTCCTACGAGGCATCCGCGCGCGATCGTCTCACCGTGCAGGGCGCCGACCTCGTGATCGAGAACGGCGGCGGCTACGACGCCTTCATGCACGATCTGCTCGACGGCAGCACGGCGACCGTGCTGACAGCGGTCGAGTACTCACATGACTTCCCGGGCAATGAGACGCATGAAGAAGATGCGGATGCTGCGCACGATGAGGCCGCCCACGACGCCGAGTCGCACGACGAACATGCGCACGACCACGGCGACCACGAGCACATCGAGGGCTTCAACGAGCACGTCTGGTTCGACCCGCACACCGTCAGCCACCTGGTCGACGACATCGCTCGCACCCTGACCGAGCTCGACCCCGAAAGGGCCGAGACGTTCGCCGCGAACGCCGCCGAGCTGCAGACAGACCTGGAGGGGTTCGAAGCCCAGCTCGCCCAGCTCAAGACGGATGCCGCCGGCGCGGGAGTCTTCGTCACCGAACCGGTTCCCGGCTACCTCGCCGTCGCCGCCGGGCTCACCGACCTCGCCCCCGAGGGCTTCGCCGCGGCGGTGGAAGAGGGGCGCGATGTGCCGCCCGCGATGCTGCTCAACGCCCTCGACGTCATCGCTTCCGGCGACGTCAAGGCCGTGCTCAGCAACGCCCAGACCGGTGGTGCGGAGACGGAGCGCATCGAGACCGCCGCTCGCGACGCGGGAATCCCCGTCGTCGGATTCCGCGAGATCCTGCCCAAGGGAACCACGTACTCTGAATGGATGACGTCTGCGATTGACTCTCTCGTCGCGGCTCTGACCGCATGAGCGTGCTGGAGATCCGCGGCGCGAGCCTGCGCCGCGGCCAGCGCGAGCTCTGGGCCGGACTCGACCTGAAGGTCGAGCCGGGGGAGTTCATCGCGGTGCTGGGTCCGAGCGGCTCGGGCAAGACGACGCTGCTGCGCAGCATCCTGGGTCTCCAGCCGCTCAGCGAGGGAAGCATCGAGGTCGAGGGGTCGCCGGTCCGCCGCGGCAACCGTCGCATCGGGTACATCCCGCAGCACCGCCCGTTCGCACCCGACACCGGGATGCGCGCGCGTGACGTCGTCGCGCTCGGCGTGCAGGGCACCCGCTTCGGCCCGCCGGTGCCGCGCCGTGGTGATCGTGAGCGGATCGACGGCGTCCTCAGCGCGGTTGGCGCCGAGCACTACGCGAACCGTCGCGTCGGCGAGCTCAGCGGTGGCGAGCAGCAGCGCCTGCGCGTCGGGCAGGCGCTCGTCGATTCCCCGTCGCTCCTGCTCTGCGACGAGCCACTGTCGAGCCTCGACCTCGCCAACCAGCAGGGCGTGATCGAGATCATCGATCGCCAGCGTCGCGAGCACAATGCGGGCGTCCTGTTCGTCACCCACGACATCAACCCGATTATGGGCAAGGTCGACCGCATCCTCTATCTCGCCCGCGGTCGCTTCATGCTCGGCACCCCGGACGAGGTGCTGCAGAGCCGCGTGCTCACCGACCTGTATGGCGCTCCGGTGTTCGTGCTGCGCGCGGGAGACCGGCTGGTCGTCGTCGGTGTCCCCGACGCCGATGCCCACGACCACGGAGGCGACGAATGAGCCTCGGGATGCTTCCCACCGTCGACTGGAGCGACATCTTCTCGTTCCAGGACTACGGCGCACTCGTGGCGCTGCTGGCGAACTCGATCATCGCCGGCGCGGTGCTCGGTGTCGTCGGCGGACTCATCGGCGTCTTTGTGATGCAGCGCGACCTCGCCTTCGCCGTGCACGGCATCAGTGAGCTCTCCTTCGCGGGAGCCGCCGCGGCCCTGCTCTTCGGCGGAAGCGTCGTGGCGGGCTCGGTCGGCGGCGCACTCGTCGCGGCGATCATCATCGGCGTGCTCGGCTCTCGGGCGCGCGACCGCAACTCGGTCGTCGGTGTGCTGATGCCGTTCGGGCTGGGCCTCGGCATCCTGTTCCTCTCGCTCTACGACGGACGCAGCGCCAACCAGTTCAGCCTCCTCACTGGGCAGATCGTCTCGGTCTCCAGCCCTGACCTGGGCTGGCTCGTCGGTATCAGCGCGATCGTGCTGGTCGGCCTCGTGCTGATGTGGAACCCACTGCGCTACGACTCGCTCGATCCCGTGTCGGCGCAGGCGCGCGGTGTGCCCACGCGCACCGTCAGCATCGTCTTCATGGTGTTGCTGGGACTCATCGTCGCGGTCAGCGTGCACATCATCGGCGCGCTGCTCGTCATGGCTCTGCTCGTGACGCCTGCAGCCGCCGCGATGCGGGTGGCCGCGGGACCGGTTCTCGTGCCACTTCTCGCCGCCCTGTTCGGTTTCACGGCGGCCGTCGGCGGCATCCTGCTCGCGCTCGCAGGCACCCTCCCTGTGAGCCCGTACATCACCACGATCTCGTTCGCGATCTACGGAGTCTGCTGGCTGGTGAGCCGTGCACAGGGGCGGGTTCGTCCCGAACGCAGAGCGCGCATCGCGGGCTAAGCTACAACCACCCCACGCCGTCGCCGAGCGGGTATCGGTACGGTCTTCCTTCCTCGCTGTCTCACATCGCCCCGGATGCTGCAGATGCCGCGAGAGCTGAATCAGGAGAGGTCGCACGTGACCGAGCAGAGCACGACCGAGAACGAGCAGGGCGACTTCTTCGACCAGCTCATCGACCGCAACCCGCGCGAGCACGCCTCGTTCACGGTGGCCTTCCGCGGCTACGACCGCGACGAGGTCGACGCCTCCGTCACGGCACTGCGTGCAGAGGTGCGCCGCCTGACCGAGCGCCTCGATTCTATGAATGACCGCACCCGCGACGAGATCGAGCGTGCGCGTGAGCAGATCCGCCGCGAGAGCGATGAGGCGGCGCAGGCGTCTCAGGAGGAACGCGACGAGGTCGAACGCGCGTCGCGTGAAGAGCTCGAAGAAACCGCCCGTGCGCAGCGTGAAGAGCTGGAAGAGGCACTGCGTGCGGCGAAGGCAGAGGCTGCCGACGCCGAGTCCGCTCGTCAGGCCGCCGAGGCCGAGCGCGCGACCGCCGAGGCGAAGGTGGCAGAGGCTGCGGAGCAGGTTGCCGCTCTCACGGCCGAGCTCGCTGGCAGCACCGCCCTGGCCGACGCGGATGAAGCGTCGTCGCGTCAGCAGTTCGACGCCGTCCTTCGTGTGGCCGAAGAGCAGGCCCGCTCGCTGATCCAGAACGCCGCCGTGCAGTCCGAGCGCCTTCTCGAAGCCGCTCGCGAAGAGGTCGCCGTCAAGCGCGCCGACCTTGAGGTCGATGTCGCCCGCATCACGACGCAGGCACAGCACGACGCCGACCAGGTGCGCCTGAAGATCGAGACCGAGTACACCGCCCACGAGGCGCGCATCGAGCGTGAAGCCGCCCACGCCGCCGAGAAGGCCGCGCAGGCCGAGCGCGAGGCTGCGGCCATCCGCACAGAGGCAGAGAAGGGCGCCGCGGCGCTGCGCGCGCTCGTCACGCGTGAGGTCACCGACCTGCGCACCGACGCAGAGCGCAGCGCTCGCGAGATGAACGCGCGCACGCTCGAGTTCGAGGAATCGCTGGCACGCCGTCAGGACGACGCGCAGCAGGAGTTCCTGGTGCTGCACGAGCAGGCCGTCGCGCACGCGGAGCGCATCACGTCCGACGCGAACGAACAGGTCTCCTCCTCGCTCGAGCACGCGAAGCGCATCTCTGCCAAGGCGGATGACTACGAGCGTGTGGCGCGCACGCAGGCGCAGGCGGTCGACGCCGACGCCCAGGCGCGGGCACGCGAGACGCTGGAGCGCGCACGCGTCAAGGCGCAGAAGATCGTCGAGACGGTCGCAGAGCACACCAACACGGTGCTTCGCGACGCAGAAGACCGCGCCCGTCAGCTGCGCTGGCAGCAGCAGCAGATGTCGAGCTTCATGGCTGAGGTGCGCGAGCTCATCCGTCCCGATGGTGTGCTGTCCGCGGCTGCGACGGACGACGAGCAGAAGGCGGATGCTCCTGCACCGGCCGAGTCCGTTGAGGGGACGCCGGCTGAGGGCGCGGATGCTCCCGCGGAATCCGCCGCGAAGGCCGATGCGGATGCTCCCGCGAAGTCGCCCGCGATCACAAAGCCGACCCCGAAGAAGAAGGGCTGATCCGCGCTCTCAGGGCTCTGTCACGAGGCCGGATCTAGACTCGAATCATGGCTCAACGCAACACCTGGCAGCGCGAACGCGTGCGCGAGGCACTCGCCGACGTGCGGGGCTTCGTGAGCGCGCAGACGCTGCACGGCACACTGCGCGACGAGAACACGGGCATCGGCCTGGCTACGGTCTACCGTGCGCTGGCGGGCCTTGTGGCGTCCGGCGATGCGGATTCGCTGCTGAGCCCCGACGGTGAGGCGCTCTACCGCGCGTGCAGCACGCAGGGGCACCACCATCACCTCATCTGCCGCCGGTGCGGACTCACGGTCGAGATCGAAGCGACCGACGTCGAACAGTGGGCACAGCGCACCGCGGCGATGCACGGGTTCCGCGATGCGGAGCATGTCGTCGACGTCTTCGGGCTGTGCACCCCCTGCGCGAAGGCCAAAGCTCGCGCCGAGGCCTGACCGTGGCTGTCGTCACCCGCACAGGGCGCCCCTCCGCCGCGATCGGCGCCGGCATCGGCATCCTGATCATCGCGGCCTTGGTGCTGCTCGATCTCTTTGCGCCGGCTCTGTTCCCCATGTCGCTCCCCGAGCGTGCACAGGACGGACTGACCCTCGCGCTCAGCGTGCTCTTCGAGGCTCTGCCGTTCGTGATCCTCGGCGTGCTGCTGTCGATCGTCGTGCAGGTGTGGCTGCCGACGGGCGCGATCGAGCGCATCCTGCCGCGCCGCGGGTGGGCGCGCCGGGCCGTCCTCTCGCTGCTGGGCATGTTCATCCCGGTCTGCGAGTGCGGCAACGTGCCGTTCGCGCGCGGCCTGATGATGCGGGGTCTCGCCCCGGCGGAGGCACTGACCTTCCTGATGGCGGCGCCGATCGTGAACCCGATCGTGATCCTCACGACGCACGCCGCGTTCGGCTGGGACGGAGGCATCCTCGTGGCACGCCTCGTGGGCGGCTACCTGATCGCCAACCTGATCGGCTGGATCTACTCCCGGCACCCTTCGCAGGACGCGCTGTTGACCTCGCGGTTCATTGCGACCTGTGAGCGCGTCGCCGTCGAGCCGGGAGCACCGGTCCGCCGCAGCCTCACCCAGTTCCTGATCGAGCTGCGTGCCGTGATGCCTGCGCTCGTGATCGGGTCGGCGCTCGCGGGAGCCGTGCAGGTGCTCGTGCCGCGCGACGCCCTGCTCGCGATCGGCGCGAACCCGGTGCTGTCGATCGTGGCGATGATCGCGCTGGCGATGACGGTCGCGATCTGCTCGAACGTCGACGCCTTCTTCGCGCTGTCCTTCGCTTCGACGTTCTCGCCGGGTGCCCTCATCGCCTTCCTGCTCGTCGGCCCGCTCGTCGACGTCAAGATGCTCGCGCTGCTGCGTACGACCTTCACGACGCGCACTCTCGTCGGCCTTGTCGTGATCGTGGTGTTGAGCGCCTTCGCGATCGGAATCGGGGTGAACGTCTTTGGCTGACATCTCGCTGTCGACTCCGGATGCTGCGGCGCACCGCCATCCGTCGCGCGCGGCCGCGCTCGGCAGCCGGTGGCTCGGCGTCGGCCTTGCTGCGGGCATTTCCGTCGTCACTCTGATGCTGGCGTTCGCGGGCCAGCTCACCCTCTACATCAGCCCGGAATCCGTCTGGTTCGCGTGCGCCGCAGCGGTCGTGACGATCGCCGGGGCGGTCTGGTCGTGCACACTGCCCCTCGGCGCCGAGAGCGATCACGATCACGATCACGACCACGGCGAGGCATCCGGTGGTCGACGCGCGGTCGCCGTCGGTGCCACGGCCGTCGGCGGGGTCATCGCGACCGCCGTGGTCGCCGGCGCCGTGCTGCTTCCTCCTGCCTCGCTGTCGGTGAGCCTGGCGCTCTCCCGCGACACCGGTGGCGCCGGTCTCTTCGCAGGCGCGGATGTCGCGACGCTGGGCGCCGCGAGCGACACGAGCTCGTTCGGTGTGGGGGAGTGGTCGACGGTCTTCGCCACCGCCACGCGTCCAGAACTGTACGACGGAGCCGCCGTGACCCTCACGGGGTTCCTGACACCGGGTGCGGATGACAGCGCGCAGCTGACCAGACTCGTCATCACGCACTGCGTGATCGATGCGCAACCCGCCTCCGTGCCCGTGGATATCGCCGACTGGCAGAGCGACTACGCCGTGGGCGACTGGGTGGAGATCGCCGGAACCGTGCGTGTCGCATCCGACGGCTCGCTGAGCATCGAACCGGCCGATGTCGCGCCGATCGAAGAGCCGGGGGATCCCTATGAGCACTGACGTGCCCGATCCCTCGCACGCCACGGGCGATGCCCCGGAGCCGCGGCCCATGACGCGCGCCGAAGCCCGCGCGCTGCGAGAGGCCGCCGAGGCCGCGCAAGCGACCCAGGCGGAAACCCCCGCCCCCGCGGAGGCATCCGGCCCCGCGTCGCCTTCCGGCCCACCCATCCCCACTCCTTCCACTCCGCTTTCCTCGGAGGAGCTTCCGGTCGGTTACGCAGCCCCAGAACCGACGAAACCCTCCTCTCATCCGCGCTCTTCGCGCCGATTCCTGCTCCTGTTCGCGTCCGTGCTCGGCGTCCTCGCCGTCGTGGTCGGAGCGCTCAGCGCGGTGAGCCTCGTGCAGGGGCCCCGGCTCGCGAGCGTGCAGGTGGATCCGAGCGGCGCTGTCGAAGCATCCGGAAGCCGCCTGATCCTCACCGCCAACCAGGCGCTCGCGCCGATCGACGAATCTCAGGTGAGCATCGAACCGGACGTGCCGTTCACGATCGACAGCACCGGGCGTGCGCTGGGCGTCCGCTTCACGGTGCCGCTGCACGATGACACGGTCTACACCGTGCGGGTCGACGACGTCACCGGCGTCGGCGGCGGGCCGAGTGCGGTGCTGGAGACGGAGTTCCGTACCCCGAAGACGCACATCTTCCTTCTGCAGCGCAGCGTCGATGGCGACGACAAGATCTTCCGCACCGACCTCACCGGACAGAAGGCCGTCGCGGTGTACCAGCACCCACAGATCGACGACTTCCGCGCGACGGCGAACGAGCTCATCGTCGCGGTCGAAGACGGGGGCACGTCGAGTCTCATCGCGATGGACCGCGACGGGAAGAACGAACGCGAGCTGCCGCTGCCGGGCGTCGGCTACGTCTCGACGCTGCAGGTGTCCGACCGAGGGGGACTCGTCGGCTACACCTTCACCGACAAGAACCTGTCGGCGACGCAGGGGCGCGCGAGCGTGCTCGCGACCCAGTCGCTGCGTGATGCGAACGCCGAGCCGCAGCTCATCGAGATCGGTGGCGAGCCTGCGAGCATCGCGTCGTGGGAGTTCGTTCCGGATGCTGCTGCGGTGCTGTTCGTCGACTTCGACGGCACGCTCTCCCTGGACGACCGTTCGGGCGATGCCGGCCCGCAGACGTTGGGACTGGCGCAGTCGATCCAGGCGCTCTCGCGAGGTACGTACACGGCGATCATCGAGCGCACCGAGGGTCTCTTCGTGCTCGACCTCGCCGACGGTGCGGAGGAGCCCCTCGCCCTCTCCGTCCCGGACTTCGGCACCCCCGTGGGCATCACCCTCTACCCCGGCGGTGAACTGCGTCACGTGATCGCGCGCGACGCGGGGGGTCTACCCACCGGGCAGGCGATCATCCGCGTCGACGATGACGGCGCGGCACAGCCGCTGTTCGAGGTCTCCAGCACGGACTCGATCGTGCAGAGCTGCGCCTCCCCGAGCGGCCGCTACGCTGCCGTCTCGGTCGCCCCCGACCTGCTGAACAACCCCTACGACCGTTCACTGCTGCCGATGCCCGAGACGGTGCAGACGCACCTCATCGAGATCGCGACGGGAGAGGAGCTGGTCGTGCTGGCAGGTTTCGACACCTCCTGGTGCGCGAAGGGGCCGCGCCGATGAGTGCAGAGGCGAGGATGCTGCGCCGTGCGAGCCGCGCGGACCTGGCGGGTCTCCCCGCAGACGTCGCGCCCTCCCTGCTCGGTGCCGAGCTGCGCACGATCGTCGGCGGATCCGAGGTGCGGGTACGCATCACCGAGGTCGAGGCGTATCACGGGCACGGCACAGGTGAGGTGGCTGACCCCGGATCTCACGCCCGGATGGGACGGACCGCCCGGAACGCGACGATGTGGGGAGAGCCCGGCCATCTCTACGTCTACCTCAGCCATGGCATCCACTCCTGTGTGAACGTGGTCTGCGGACGTGAGGGCGAGGCCGGAGGAATCCTCCTTCGTGCCGGCGAGATCATCTCAGGCGTCGAGACCGCGGCAACGCGACGCGGTGCGACGGCGCCCCTGCGCGCGACCGCCCTGCGTGATCTCGCCCGTGGCCCAGGACGCTTCGGTCAGGCGGTCGGCCTGCGGCATCCGATCCACGACGGCATCGATGCGATCACGGGGATCGCGCAGGCCGGAGCATCCGCCGAGCTGTGGCTGGGTGCGCGCGAAGCGGATGTCGCCAGTGGACCGCGCGTCGGCGTTGCCGGCCTCGCCGGAACGGCCGCATTCCCCTGGCGGTACTGGATCGCCGGTGACCCGACCGTCTCGCCCTTCCGATGGGGACGCGGAGCAGCAGAAGCCGCTCGTGCCGCGTCCCTGACGGGCGACGTCGACAGCGCGCAGCATCTGTCGCTCTCGTCCACCGACACGCCCGGCTTCTGAGGCGTGCTAAACTGACTCCTTGTCTGTGCGCACTCCTGTGCACAGTTCGCATACTTCCCCTTCCTGAGGCCGAGAAATCGGCGAGGGACGGCTGTGTGCAGACAAGGGATCTTGGGTGAGGCCGTCCGGCCTCACGGTAATGAAGGAGTCACAACATGGCAGCAGTGTGCCAGGTGACCGGAGCTGTTCCCGGCTTCGGACACAACATCTCGCACTCGCACCGCCGGACGAAGCGTCGCTTCGACCCGAACGTGCAGAAGAAGACCTATTTCGTGCCGTCGCTCGGTCGTAAGATCACGCTGAACGTGTCCGCCAAGGGCATCAAGGTGATCGACGTTCGCGGCATCGAGAACGTGGTCAACGACCTCCTTGCGAAGGGTGTGAAGCTCTAATGGCCAAGAAGGCACAGGACGTACGTCCGATCATCAAGCTGCGTTCGACGGCAGGTACGGGCTACACGTACGTCACCAAGAAGAACCGTCGCAACACCCCCGACCGCCTGGTGCTGAAGAAGTATGACCCGGTCATCCGTCAGCACGTCGAATTCCGCGAGGAGCGTTAATCATGGCGAAGAAGAGCAAGATCGCTCGCAACGAGCAGCGCAAGGTGGTCGTCGACCGCTACGCAGAGCGTCGCCTCGAGCTGAAGAAGACCCTGATCGACCCGAACGCGACCGACGAGGCCCGTGAGGCTGCACGCGTCGGCCTGCAGAAGCTCCCGCGCAACGCGTCGCCGGTGCGTGTGCGTTCGCGCGACGTCATCGACGGCCGCCCCCGCGGTGTCCTCACGAAGTTCGGCATCTCGCGTGTCCGCTTCCGTGACATGGCACACCGTGGCGAGCTGCCCGGCGTGACCAAGTCGAGCTGGTAAGCATCGCTTTCTGAAAGGGGCGGGGTTCTTCGGAACTCCGCCCCTTTTGCGTGCCTTCGGCGGCTTTGCGCCGCGCTGTGGTTTGTCCCTGTTTCTTGTTTGTCCCTGCTTCTTGTTGCCCTGTTTCTTGTTTGCCCTGTCTTTGGCCCGGCCCCCATGTGCGGAGGAGTTCTCACGGATCGGAGGACTCTCCCGCGCGATTCGTCCTCCGTTCGGGGAGGACTCCTCCGGAGCCGGAGCCGGAGCCGGAGCCGGAGCCGGAGCCGGAGGCGTACGCCTCCGCACGGCCCGCGCGTGTTCTGCACGTCGCCCCGGGTGAGGTTCTTCTCCACAAGCCGAGCCGTCGGAGGCATCCGGGTGCTGCGCACTCGCCATCCTCGAGGCATGCACCCGATCGATGCTCTCCGTCCCCGCGCCGGCGTCGCGCCGATCGCCGCGCTTCGGCGTGATGGCGTCT
The DNA window shown above is from Microbacterium keratanolyticum and carries:
- a CDS encoding metal ABC transporter solute-binding protein, Zn/Mn family, whose translation is MKKPAITLVTVALTALVLTGCAPFAAETVDDGTIDVVTTTNVYGDLAAHIGGDRVTVTALIDSAAKDPHSYEASARDRLTVQGADLVIENGGGYDAFMHDLLDGSTATVLTAVEYSHDFPGNETHEEDADAAHDEAAHDAESHDEHAHDHGDHEHIEGFNEHVWFDPHTVSHLVDDIARTLTELDPERAETFAANAAELQTDLEGFEAQLAQLKTDAAGAGVFVTEPVPGYLAVAAGLTDLAPEGFAAAVEEGRDVPPAMLLNALDVIASGDVKAVLSNAQTGGAETERIETAARDAGIPVVGFREILPKGTTYSEWMTSAIDSLVAALTA
- a CDS encoding metal ABC transporter ATP-binding protein, which translates into the protein MSVLEIRGASLRRGQRELWAGLDLKVEPGEFIAVLGPSGSGKTTLLRSILGLQPLSEGSIEVEGSPVRRGNRRIGYIPQHRPFAPDTGMRARDVVALGVQGTRFGPPVPRRGDRERIDGVLSAVGAEHYANRRVGELSGGEQQRLRVGQALVDSPSLLLCDEPLSSLDLANQQGVIEIIDRQRREHNAGVLFVTHDINPIMGKVDRILYLARGRFMLGTPDEVLQSRVLTDLYGAPVFVLRAGDRLVVVGVPDADAHDHGGDE
- a CDS encoding metal ABC transporter permease, with the protein product MSLGMLPTVDWSDIFSFQDYGALVALLANSIIAGAVLGVVGGLIGVFVMQRDLAFAVHGISELSFAGAAAALLFGGSVVAGSVGGALVAAIIIGVLGSRARDRNSVVGVLMPFGLGLGILFLSLYDGRSANQFSLLTGQIVSVSSPDLGWLVGISAIVLVGLVLMWNPLRYDSLDPVSAQARGVPTRTVSIVFMVLLGLIVAVSVHIIGALLVMALLVTPAAAAMRVAAGPVLVPLLAALFGFTAAVGGILLALAGTLPVSPYITTISFAIYGVCWLVSRAQGRVRPERRARIAG
- a CDS encoding coiled-coil domain-containing protein encodes the protein MTEQSTTENEQGDFFDQLIDRNPREHASFTVAFRGYDRDEVDASVTALRAEVRRLTERLDSMNDRTRDEIERAREQIRRESDEAAQASQEERDEVERASREELEETARAQREELEEALRAAKAEAADAESARQAAEAERATAEAKVAEAAEQVAALTAELAGSTALADADEASSRQQFDAVLRVAEEQARSLIQNAAVQSERLLEAAREEVAVKRADLEVDVARITTQAQHDADQVRLKIETEYTAHEARIEREAAHAAEKAAQAEREAAAIRTEAEKGAAALRALVTREVTDLRTDAERSAREMNARTLEFEESLARRQDDAQQEFLVLHEQAVAHAERITSDANEQVSSSLEHAKRISAKADDYERVARTQAQAVDADAQARARETLERARVKAQKIVETVAEHTNTVLRDAEDRARQLRWQQQQMSSFMAEVRELIRPDGVLSAAATDDEQKADAPAPAESVEGTPAEGADAPAESAAKADADAPAKSPAITKPTPKKKG
- a CDS encoding Fur family transcriptional regulator; translated protein: MAQRNTWQRERVREALADVRGFVSAQTLHGTLRDENTGIGLATVYRALAGLVASGDADSLLSPDGEALYRACSTQGHHHHLICRRCGLTVEIEATDVEQWAQRTAAMHGFRDAEHVVDVFGLCTPCAKAKARAEA
- a CDS encoding permease yields the protein MAVVTRTGRPSAAIGAGIGILIIAALVLLDLFAPALFPMSLPERAQDGLTLALSVLFEALPFVILGVLLSIVVQVWLPTGAIERILPRRGWARRAVLSLLGMFIPVCECGNVPFARGLMMRGLAPAEALTFLMAAPIVNPIVILTTHAAFGWDGGILVARLVGGYLIANLIGWIYSRHPSQDALLTSRFIATCERVAVEPGAPVRRSLTQFLIELRAVMPALVIGSALAGAVQVLVPRDALLAIGANPVLSIVAMIALAMTVAICSNVDAFFALSFASTFSPGALIAFLLVGPLVDVKMLALLRTTFTTRTLVGLVVIVVLSAFAIGIGVNVFG
- a CDS encoding TIGR03943 family putative permease subunit; translated protein: MADISLSTPDAAAHRHPSRAAALGSRWLGVGLAAGISVVTLMLAFAGQLTLYISPESVWFACAAAVVTIAGAVWSCTLPLGAESDHDHDHDHGEASGGRRAVAVGATAVGGVIATAVVAGAVLLPPASLSVSLALSRDTGGAGLFAGADVATLGAASDTSSFGVGEWSTVFATATRPELYDGAAVTLTGFLTPGADDSAQLTRLVITHCVIDAQPASVPVDIADWQSDYAVGDWVEIAGTVRVASDGSLSIEPADVAPIEEPGDPYEH
- a CDS encoding DNA-3-methyladenine glycosylase, yielding MSAEARMLRRASRADLAGLPADVAPSLLGAELRTIVGGSEVRVRITEVEAYHGHGTGEVADPGSHARMGRTARNATMWGEPGHLYVYLSHGIHSCVNVVCGREGEAGGILLRAGEIISGVETAATRRGATAPLRATALRDLARGPGRFGQAVGLRHPIHDGIDAITGIAQAGASAELWLGAREADVASGPRVGVAGLAGTAAFPWRYWIAGDPTVSPFRWGRGAAEAARAASLTGDVDSAQHLSLSSTDTPGF
- the rpmB gene encoding 50S ribosomal protein L28; protein product: MAAVCQVTGAVPGFGHNISHSHRRTKRRFDPNVQKKTYFVPSLGRKITLNVSAKGIKVIDVRGIENVVNDLLAKGVKL
- the rpmG gene encoding 50S ribosomal protein L33 codes for the protein MAKKAQDVRPIIKLRSTAGTGYTYVTKKNRRNTPDRLVLKKYDPVIRQHVEFREER
- the rpsN gene encoding 30S ribosomal protein S14; its protein translation is MAKKSKIARNEQRKVVVDRYAERRLELKKTLIDPNATDEAREAARVGLQKLPRNASPVRVRSRDVIDGRPRGVLTKFGISRVRFRDMAHRGELPGVTKSSW